A portion of the Lolium rigidum isolate FL_2022 chromosome 1, APGP_CSIRO_Lrig_0.1, whole genome shotgun sequence genome contains these proteins:
- the LOC124653311 gene encoding pre-mRNA cleavage factor Im 25 kDa subunit 1-like: protein MGLEMLPAEAGPAAAGERSREQQAVEIYPLSRYYFGAKDARSLSDGAETAVDRALRLKSNFEANGLRTCVHGVLLVELSGHPHLLLLQVRNSSFLLPGGRLRPAEQDVQGLRRKLAGKLSGADPNEDRDWQIGECIGMWWKSDFEAGPLPYLPPNARAPKECIKLFLVRLPRSRQFIVPRNLKLLAVPLSQVHANVQVYGPIISGVPNLLSKFSVNVVRG from the exons ATGGGGCTGGAGATGCTGCCGGCGGAGGCTGGGCctgcggcggcgggggagagatCACGGGAGCAGCAGGCGGTGGAGATATACCCGCTGAGCCGCTACTACTTCGGAGCCAAGGACGCCCGGTCACTGTCAGACGGCGCCGAGACCGCCGTCGACCGCGCCCTCCGCCTCAAGTCCAA CTTCGAGGCCAACGGGCTCCGGACCTGCGTCCATGGCGTCTTGCTGGTAGAGCTATCCGGTCACCCGCACCTTCTGCTCCTGCAGGTCAGGAACTCCTCCTTCCTGCTCCCCGGAGGCCGCCTCAGGCCTGCCGAGCAAG ATGTCCAAGGGCTCAGACGCAAGCTTGCGGGCAAGCTATCGGGCGCCGATCCAAACGAGGACCGCGACTGGCAG ATCGGGGAGTGCATCGGAATGTGGTGGAAATCCGACTTCGAGGCCGGGCCGTTACCATATCTGCCTCCAAACGCCCGCGCACCAAAG GAATGCATAAAGCTGTTCTTGGTTAGGCTGCCGAGGTCTCGCCAGTTCATCGTGCCAAGGAACCTCAAGCTCCTAGCCGTGCCTCTGTCCCAGGTTCATGCCAATGTTCAG GTGTATGGCCCGATCATATCTGGGGTTCCGAATCTGCTGTCCAAGTTCTCCGTCAACGTTGTACGGGGCTGA